One Sediminicola sp. YIK13 DNA segment encodes these proteins:
- a CDS encoding SDR family oxidoreductase — protein sequence MENVLIAGANGTTGKIIVNLLKESQYFRPIAMVREKEQLEQFENMGVKTILGDLEEDLVHTMEDIDKVIFAAGSGGKKVIEVDQEGAKRLIDVAKMAHVKKFVMLSSIGADQPEKADKLQDYLRAKQNADEHLRHSGLNYTIVRPGALKDAEGVGRIALAKSLDKEGDISRQDVAQTLVRVLHDTTANATTFEILEGDTLIGEAVKSVSVAEAE from the coding sequence ATGGAGAACGTATTAATAGCAGGTGCCAATGGTACCACAGGAAAAATTATAGTAAACCTTTTAAAGGAATCACAATATTTTAGGCCTATAGCCATGGTCCGAGAGAAAGAGCAGTTGGAACAGTTTGAGAATATGGGGGTTAAGACCATCTTGGGCGACTTGGAAGAAGATCTGGTGCATACCATGGAAGATATAGATAAAGTCATATTTGCTGCTGGTTCAGGAGGAAAAAAAGTAATTGAAGTAGACCAAGAAGGGGCAAAAAGACTTATTGATGTGGCCAAAATGGCACATGTCAAAAAATTTGTAATGCTAAGCTCAATAGGGGCAGACCAACCAGAGAAAGCTGATAAATTACAGGATTATTTACGTGCCAAGCAGAATGCCGATGAGCATTTGAGACATAGTGGCCTTAATTATACTATTGTACGTCCAGGGGCATTAAAGGATGCCGAAGGTGTGGGCAGGATAGCATTGGCTAAAAGCTTGGATAAAGAAGGTGACATCAGCCGACAGGATGTGGCCCAAACTTTGGTAAGGGTTCTACATGATACCACTGCCAATGCCACTACTTTCGAAATATTGGAAGGGGATACTCTTATCGGAGAGGCAGTCAAATCTGTTTCGGTAGCTGAGGCCGAATAA
- a CDS encoding sulfurtransferase, producing the protein MLAPLVTTEWLKSQINDPNLIILDASMSDNKSGDTADLTDVRIKNARFFDLKKSFSDKDSSLPNMLPEEDSYTVACQALGINADSLIVVYDNLGIYTSPRVWWMFKAMGHDNIAVLDGGIPKWVKEGLPTEPIQEVTYPKGTFRAKFRPNMVKNAGNILHNLKQNEAIVIDARSSGRFCGTEPEPRKELKGGHIPGSLNLPYTEVIKAGQFLPKEDLKQVFEDLKLGGRPLVFSCGSGLTACIILLASELVQKNPTAVYDGSWTEWGQLEDVPIAT; encoded by the coding sequence ATGTTAGCACCTTTGGTTACCACTGAATGGTTGAAAAGCCAAATAAATGATCCCAACCTGATAATTTTGGATGCGAGCATGTCCGATAACAAATCGGGCGATACTGCTGATTTGACCGATGTTCGAATTAAAAATGCCCGGTTTTTTGATCTGAAAAAATCATTTTCGGATAAGGATAGCAGCTTACCCAATATGTTGCCGGAGGAGGATTCCTACACCGTTGCTTGTCAAGCTTTGGGTATTAATGCTGATAGCCTAATTGTCGTTTATGACAATTTGGGTATTTATACCAGCCCGAGGGTTTGGTGGATGTTTAAAGCCATGGGACATGATAATATTGCCGTATTGGATGGCGGGATTCCTAAATGGGTAAAAGAAGGGTTGCCGACAGAACCAATACAAGAAGTGACTTATCCCAAGGGAACTTTTAGGGCTAAATTTAGACCAAACATGGTCAAGAACGCCGGAAATATATTACACAATCTAAAACAAAATGAAGCCATAGTGATCGATGCTCGATCCTCGGGGCGCTTTTGCGGAACAGAACCAGAACCACGAAAGGAACTCAAGGGCGGACATATACCAGGGTCTTTAAACCTTCCCTATACAGAAGTCATAAAAGCTGGTCAATTTCTTCCCAAGGAAGATTTAAAACAAGTTTTTGAGGACCTAAAACTTGGGGGCCGTCCACTAGTATTTAGTTGTGGTTCTGGCCTTACAGCCTGTATTATTCTTTTGGCCAGTGAATTGGTTCAAAAGAACCCGACTGCGGTTTACGATGGCTCCTGGACCGAATGGGGCCAATTAGAAGACGTTCCAATTGCTACCTAA
- a CDS encoding GDSL-type esterase/lipase family protein: MKYLFIFTLLFLFFGNAQDSGPFQEEVLSIQKKYGRILDDSKTTIVFTGSSSIRMWDNIQKAFPEYQVVNSGFGGSKSSDLLRYTNELILEYKPKKVFIYEGDNDIAAHVRTVKILENTIAIIDRIKAKDPKTEIVLISAKPSLARWGHRNKYKRLNRGLERLSKRDDTISYANVWDTMLYNNKVRRDIFLSDGLHMNSKGYDLWLSVIKEHVN, translated from the coding sequence GTGAAATATTTATTCATCTTTACACTCCTTTTCCTATTTTTTGGCAATGCACAGGATAGTGGACCATTCCAAGAGGAAGTGTTGTCCATCCAAAAAAAATACGGTAGAATTTTGGATGATTCCAAAACAACAATTGTTTTCACAGGTAGTTCCAGTATCCGCATGTGGGATAATATTCAAAAAGCCTTTCCGGAATACCAGGTTGTAAATTCTGGCTTTGGAGGTTCAAAGTCTTCCGATCTATTGCGCTATACCAATGAACTCATCCTTGAATACAAACCTAAAAAGGTATTTATCTACGAGGGGGACAATGATATCGCGGCCCATGTTCGAACAGTGAAAATTCTTGAAAATACCATTGCAATCATCGACCGTATCAAAGCAAAGGATCCAAAGACAGAAATTGTACTTATTTCTGCCAAACCGAGTTTAGCTAGATGGGGCCACAGAAATAAGTACAAAAGATTGAACCGTGGTTTAGAACGATTGAGTAAAAGAGATGACACCATAAGCTATGCCAATGTATGGGATACCATGTTGTACAACAATAAGGTAAGGCGTGACATATTTTTAAGTGACGGCCTACACATGAATTCCAAGGGGTATGACCTGTGGCTTTCGGTGATCAAGGAACATGTCAACTAA
- a CDS encoding cation-translocating P-type ATPase, with protein MSIDNFEITGLTDEQVLQSRASYGQNKLVFEKENRFLDALRSLAKEPMVILLLVASVIYFVSGDYGDGIFLAIAIIMVASISLYQDSRSRHALQKLKDFTQPHSKVYRNGEIIEIKSEELVVGDSLIVDEGSTIPADGTIIHSNDFSVNESILTGESLAVYKDVTNDDSSIYLGTTVASGLAIATITAIGNNTALGKIGKSLEDIESEKTPLELQIGNFVKKMVFWGAMVFFVVWGINYAQSLDLLDSLLKALTLAMSILPEEIPVAFTTFMALGAWRLMKLGVVVKQMKTVETLGSATVICTDKTGTITQNKMSLARVYVLGAEKITNPEDELSTEEKELIRLAMWASEPIPFDPMELALHESYAQNFPLDERPNYKMVHEYPLGGKPPMMTHLFENSSGNRIIAAKGAPEAFLDISGLTEVQKDVISKSIIELARNGYRILGVGETKFDGDNYPKKQQQFTFSFKGLVAFYDPPKENIASVFDQFNEAGITVKIVTGDNAETTEAIAKQVNFKGYEKSISGDDLMKLKDDELKECVKETQIFTRMFPDAKMRIINALKANNEVVVMTGDGVNDGPALKAAHIGVAMGKKGTEIAKQAASLILVDDDLAKMVDAIAMGRKIYTNLKKAIQYVISIHIPIILTVFIPLALGWLYPNIFTPIHVILLELIMGPTCSIIYENEPMEKNTMIQKPRPFSKTFFSWRELMTSVIQGLAITAGTLTVYQLAVSNHLNENTTRAMVFTTLIAANIVLTLVNRSFYFSALTTLKYKNNLVGLIIGITITLTGVLLYIDPFTAFFQFESLTGDQLWTSIGIGFISVIWYEVVKGIKRSR; from the coding sequence ATGTCCATCGATAATTTTGAGATCACAGGCCTTACTGATGAACAAGTACTCCAATCAAGGGCCTCTTATGGACAGAACAAACTAGTTTTCGAAAAAGAAAATAGATTCCTCGATGCCTTAAGGAGTCTTGCCAAAGAACCCATGGTGATCTTACTTTTGGTGGCTTCGGTAATTTACTTTGTCAGCGGGGATTATGGGGATGGGATTTTCTTGGCCATAGCAATTATCATGGTAGCTTCCATTTCCCTATATCAAGATTCCAGGAGTCGCCATGCTCTTCAAAAATTAAAAGATTTTACCCAGCCACATTCCAAGGTGTACAGAAATGGGGAGATTATTGAAATTAAAAGTGAAGAACTGGTTGTTGGAGACAGTCTCATTGTAGATGAGGGCAGTACGATCCCGGCCGATGGCACCATTATACATTCCAATGATTTTTCGGTAAACGAATCCATTCTTACTGGGGAATCCCTAGCCGTTTATAAGGATGTAACAAATGATGACAGTTCCATTTACCTTGGCACCACTGTGGCCAGCGGTTTGGCAATAGCAACTATTACGGCAATTGGCAACAATACGGCCCTAGGTAAAATTGGAAAGAGTCTTGAGGATATTGAAAGTGAGAAGACCCCGCTAGAGTTACAAATAGGGAATTTTGTAAAAAAAATGGTTTTTTGGGGAGCCATGGTATTTTTTGTGGTTTGGGGCATCAACTACGCCCAGTCCCTTGACCTTCTGGATAGTTTGCTCAAAGCCCTCACCCTTGCTATGAGTATTTTACCCGAGGAGATTCCTGTAGCCTTTACCACATTTATGGCCTTGGGTGCTTGGCGGTTAATGAAGTTGGGGGTTGTGGTCAAACAAATGAAAACAGTAGAAACGCTCGGCAGTGCTACAGTGATCTGTACAGATAAAACAGGTACTATCACCCAGAATAAAATGAGTTTGGCCAGAGTCTACGTTTTAGGTGCCGAAAAAATTACCAATCCAGAAGACGAATTATCCACGGAGGAAAAAGAATTGATAAGACTTGCAATGTGGGCCAGTGAACCTATCCCTTTTGACCCTATGGAACTGGCGTTGCATGAATCCTATGCTCAAAACTTTCCTTTGGACGAAAGGCCGAACTATAAAATGGTTCATGAGTACCCCTTAGGTGGTAAGCCCCCCATGATGACCCACCTCTTTGAAAATTCATCGGGAAATAGGATCATCGCGGCCAAAGGCGCACCTGAAGCTTTTCTCGATATTTCAGGCCTTACAGAGGTACAGAAAGATGTTATTTCCAAAAGTATCATAGAACTGGCAAGAAACGGATACCGAATTTTAGGAGTAGGTGAGACTAAATTTGACGGGGACAACTATCCAAAAAAACAACAGCAATTTACCTTTTCCTTTAAAGGACTAGTAGCCTTTTATGATCCTCCAAAGGAAAATATAGCATCAGTTTTTGACCAATTCAATGAAGCCGGGATTACCGTAAAAATTGTGACAGGTGATAATGCAGAGACGACTGAGGCCATTGCCAAACAGGTGAACTTTAAAGGATATGAAAAAAGCATCTCCGGTGATGACCTTATGAAATTAAAGGACGATGAATTAAAGGAGTGTGTAAAAGAAACCCAAATTTTCACACGTATGTTCCCAGATGCCAAAATGAGAATCATCAATGCTTTAAAAGCCAACAATGAGGTTGTGGTAATGACAGGTGACGGTGTCAACGATGGTCCTGCCCTAAAGGCAGCACATATTGGAGTGGCCATGGGTAAAAAAGGAACTGAAATTGCCAAACAGGCTGCATCCCTCATATTGGTCGATGATGACCTGGCCAAAATGGTTGATGCCATTGCCATGGGAAGAAAAATTTATACCAACCTAAAAAAGGCCATTCAATATGTCATATCTATTCATATCCCAATAATACTTACCGTATTTATTCCACTAGCCTTAGGCTGGTTATATCCCAATATCTTCACCCCTATTCATGTGATTCTCTTAGAATTGATAATGGGTCCTACATGTTCCATTATCTATGAAAATGAACCCATGGAGAAAAATACCATGATCCAAAAACCCCGCCCTTTTTCAAAAACATTTTTCAGCTGGCGAGAATTAATGACCAGTGTTATTCAGGGGCTGGCAATTACCGCTGGGACGTTAACAGTTTACCAATTGGCCGTTTCCAATCATTTAAATGAAAACACAACTAGGGCAATGGTCTTCACTACCCTGATAGCCGCAAATATTGTTCTGACCTTGGTGAACAGATCTTTTTACTTTTCTGCTCTTACCACTCTGAAATACAAGAATAATTTAGTGGGACTCATCATTGGCATTACCATAACACTTACGGGCGTGTTACTCTACATAGATCCCTTTACCGCGTTTTTTCAATTTGAAAGTCTCACTGGCGATCAATTATGGACCAGCATTGGGATTGGATTTATTTCCGTGATATGGTATGAAGTTGTAAAAGGGATCAAACGAAGCCGCTAG
- a CDS encoding alpha/beta hydrolase — MKYLYLLLIMMIPTLLLSQEIVHLPSENSLEIEWKGSEKTYYSEIWKTQVVTNVSKPSMEVFRPDPSLTNGTAVIIAPGGGLYAHSINSEGNDVARWLNSKGITAFVLKYRLVPTGEDAVSDLNTDGEQVTVKATKVLPLSTEDGLNAIRYVRKHSGELDVDSNKIGFMGFSAGGAVTMSVIYSASKEDRPDFLVPIYPWMDIVPFHDTPSNGPPMLIICATDDPLGLAPASIALYTSWAKKGIATELHMYSKGGHGFGMKTQGLPSDNWIERFYDWSIAEGLTNPIIKY; from the coding sequence ATGAAATACCTTTACCTGCTCTTAATAATGATGATCCCCACCCTTCTACTATCTCAAGAAATTGTGCATTTACCTTCAGAAAATTCTTTGGAAATAGAATGGAAAGGGTCAGAAAAAACCTATTATTCCGAAATTTGGAAGACCCAAGTGGTGACCAATGTTTCCAAACCTTCCATGGAAGTCTTTCGACCTGATCCTTCATTAACAAATGGCACCGCTGTAATTATAGCACCTGGAGGAGGCCTTTATGCCCATAGTATCAATAGTGAAGGAAATGATGTTGCCCGATGGTTAAACAGCAAGGGCATTACCGCTTTTGTGCTTAAATATCGATTGGTGCCCACAGGGGAAGATGCAGTGTCCGATTTGAATACGGATGGTGAACAGGTCACCGTAAAAGCTACAAAAGTATTGCCCTTGTCTACAGAGGACGGTCTCAACGCCATACGATATGTAAGAAAGCATTCAGGAGAATTGGACGTAGATTCCAACAAAATTGGATTTATGGGATTTTCTGCGGGGGGTGCTGTTACCATGTCGGTCATTTACAGTGCTTCAAAAGAAGATAGACCAGATTTTCTAGTCCCGATATATCCTTGGATGGATATTGTTCCTTTTCACGACACCCCTTCCAATGGCCCACCTATGTTGATTATCTGTGCTACAGATGATCCATTGGGATTGGCACCTGCAAGTATAGCACTGTATACGTCCTGGGCTAAGAAGGGTATCGCCACAGAATTGCACATGTACTCAAAAGGCGGACATGGATTTGGAATGAAGACACAAGGACTGCCGTCGGATAATTGGATTGAGCGATTCTACGATTGGTCCATTGCCGAAGGCCTGACAAATCCAATCATAAAATACTGA
- the mazG gene encoding nucleoside triphosphate pyrophosphohydrolase has translation MNSRASQLQAFDRLLTIMDELRAKCPWDQKQTMQTLRHLTIEETYELGDAILDNDLEEVKKELGDVLLHIVFYAKIGSETNSFDIADVANDICEKLINRHPHIYGDVKVANEEEVKQNWEKIKLKEGKKSVLEGVPSSLPALVKSNRIQDKVAGVGFDWEKPEQVWEKVQEELGEFQDEVKSGNTDAMEAEFGDVLFSMVNYARFLNINPENALERTNKKFIKRFQYLEEKAKEQGKALKDMTLSEMDVFWEEAKQL, from the coding sequence ATGAATTCGAGAGCCTCCCAATTACAAGCCTTTGACCGTTTATTGACCATAATGGATGAACTTCGGGCCAAATGTCCTTGGGACCAAAAGCAAACAATGCAAACCCTTAGGCACCTTACCATTGAGGAAACCTATGAACTGGGTGACGCTATATTGGATAATGATCTTGAAGAAGTAAAAAAAGAATTGGGAGATGTACTATTGCATATTGTTTTTTACGCAAAGATTGGCAGCGAGACCAACTCATTTGATATAGCTGACGTAGCCAATGACATATGCGAAAAACTTATCAATAGACACCCGCATATTTATGGGGATGTCAAAGTTGCCAATGAGGAAGAGGTAAAGCAGAATTGGGAAAAAATAAAATTAAAGGAAGGTAAAAAAAGTGTTTTGGAGGGGGTGCCAAGTAGTCTTCCTGCATTGGTTAAATCCAACCGAATTCAGGACAAGGTGGCCGGAGTAGGTTTTGATTGGGAAAAACCGGAACAGGTTTGGGAAAAGGTCCAAGAAGAGTTGGGGGAATTCCAAGATGAGGTAAAATCAGGGAATACTGACGCTATGGAGGCCGAATTTGGTGATGTGTTGTTTTCCATGGTAAATTACGCCAGATTTTTGAATATCAATCCCGAAAACGCATTGGAGCGTACCAATAAAAAATTTATTAAAAGATTTCAATATTTGGAAGAGAAGGCGAAAGAACAGGGTAAGGCCTTAAAAGATATGACCCTTTCCGAAATGGATGTCTTTTGGGAAGAGGCCAAACAGCTTTGA